A window from Plectropomus leopardus isolate mb chromosome 3, YSFRI_Pleo_2.0, whole genome shotgun sequence encodes these proteins:
- the si:dkey-172o19.2 gene encoding uncharacterized protein si:dkey-172o19.2, giving the protein MSTSRKPDGPGAAAPCQPSSSFESSSSKDPDTDPGGLLFPVTRSSLLARRLLRLRANSRHSGPLTRRKREMISDDQKDATYWDKRQKNNQAAKRSREKRRLNDLMLEGQLLALSDENAQLRAQLLSLQYHRNMGAEKSRDTCAKCTASVSLSTSPGSAFLQPGLWGNGNQASVLRQQVAATNPFGAKIPYFGSSRGVFNPQSSHKCGAQQGYTHSGQSILSPRVVVEGGRSAEAELDTQLQVSSSDDIHNSTDASSINAFLPTPDKRHHASILSYPPGNWLVPHLNHSAVCNNFLLPWRSSYLTPPAVYPGLPLYRPERQGQGVGVETDIQGTFKSRLSSAPAVLTQGLHLSPDGR; this is encoded by the coding sequence ATGTCCACCTCAAGGAAACCTGACGGTCCCGGGGCAGCTGCTCCGTGCCAGCCCTCCTCCTCATTCGAGAGCAGCAGCTCAAAGGACCCTGATACAGACCCTGGAGGGCTCCTCTTCCCGGTGACCCGGTCCTCCCTGCTGGCTCGCCGTCTCCTGCGTCTCCGGGCCAACAGCAGACACTCAGGCCCCCTTACACGCCGCAAGAGGGAGATGATCTCCGACGACCAGAAAGATGCCACTTACTGGGACAAGCGACAGAAGAACAACCAGGCGGCCAAGCGAtccagagagaaaaggaggctGAACGACCTGATGCTGGAGGGTCAGCTGCTGGCTCTGAGTGATGAGAACGCACAGCTGCGGGCCCAGTTGCTCAGCCTGCAGTACCACCGCAACATGGGTGCAGAAAAGAGCAGAGATACCTGTGCAAAGTGCACTGCATCGGTCTCTTTGTCTACATCACCCGGATCGGCCTTCTTACAGCCAGGACTCTGGGGTAACGGCAACCAAGCCTCTGTCCTGAGGCAACAAGTAGCAGCCACAAACCCATTTGGGGCCAAGATTCCTTATTTTGGCTCATCTAGAGGTGTGTTTAATCCGCAGAGCTCTCACAAATGTGGTGCACAGCAGGGCTACACCCACTCCGGGCAAAGCATTCTCTCTCCCCGAGTAGTTGTAGAGGGCGGCAGGTCAGCGGAGGCAGAGCTGGATACTCAGCTACAAGTCTCCTCCAGCGATGACATCCACAACTCCACCGATGCGTCTTCCATCAATGCATTTTTGCCCACACCTGACAAGCGCCATCATGCCTCCATCCTGTCATATCCCCCTGGAAATTGGCTGGTGCCCCATCTGAATCACTCGGCAGTGTGCAATAACTTCCTGCTGCCTTGGAGGTCTTCCTACCTGACCCCACCGGCCGTCTACCCCGGTCTGCCTCTCTACAGACCGGAGAGACAAGGCCAGGGTGTCGGTGTGGAGACGGACATTCAGGGGACGTTCAAAAGCAGGTTAAGCAGCGCACCGGCGGTGCTGACTCAGGGGCTGCACCTCAGTCCTGATGGCCGCTAA